CAGCAGATGGTCGGTCAGGGCGCTCATGGCGGGCCAGTCCGCGATATTGGGGCCAAAGATCAGGGGCACTTCGGGCTTGGGATGGCCAAAGCCGTTGTACACGCGGCGATGGTAGATAAGCGGCTCGAAGCGGTAGTCGAGGTTCACGTCGGCAAGGCCGGGCGCGGCCCAGTCAAGGTCAGTGGCCGGGGTCAGGCGGCCGCCGTTGGCCGCCGTGGCGGCAATGGAGCGGGCGTCCATAAGGGCCACGGCTGAAAGCTGGCCGTTGGACGGCTTGGAGCCTTCGCGGTTGGGGAAGTTGCGCGTGGTGTGCCGGATGGACAGCGCGCCGTGCGCCGGGGTGTCGCCCGCGCCGAAACAGGGGCCGCAGAAGGCGTTTTTGAGCACAGCGCCAGCGGCCATGAGCTTGGCCGTGGAGCCGTTGTTGACCAGGGCAAGGCCCTGCGGTTCGCTGGCAGGGTAGACGGACAGGCTGAAGGCCAGGTTGCCCGTGCTTTTGCCGTCAAGGATGGCGGCGGCCAGCGTGATGTTTTCAAAACTGCCGCCAGCGCAGCCGGCGATGATGCCCTGGTCCACCCACACGCCGCCGTCGCGGATCTTGCCGCAAAGATTCAGCCCCCTGGCGGCGTCGCCAAACTGCTTGCGGGCTTCGTCCTCCACCTGGGCCAGCAGTTCGGGCGCGTGCCGCACCACTTCGGCCACGGGATAGGCATTGCTGGGATGGAAGGGCAGAGCGATCATGGGCACGATCTTGCCAAGGTCGATGCGGATGAGGCCGTCATAACAGGCCGGGCCTTCGAGGCGCAGTTCCGCGTAATCCTGGGCGCGGCCGTGCTTTTCAAGGTACTGGAGCACTTTGGCGTCCGTGGTCCATATGGACGAAAGGCAGGTGGTTTCCGTGGTCATGACGTCGATGCCGCAGCGGTATTCCACCGAAAGGCCCTCAACGCCGGGGCCCATAAATTCCAGCACCTTGTTTTTCACAAAGCCGTTCTTGAACACGGCGGCGATCAGGGCCAGGGCCACGTCCTGCGGGCCCACGCCGGGGCGCGGCGCGCCTTCGAGCCAGACGGCGATTTTTTGCGGATTGGCCACGTCATAGGTCTTGCCAAGAAGCTGCTTGACGAGTTCCGGGCCGCCTTCGCCAATGGCCATGACGCCCAGGGCGCCGTAGCGGGTGTGGCTGTCGGAGCCAAGAATCATGCCGCCGCATTTGGTCATCATTTCGCGCACGTACTGGTGGATGACCGCCAGATGCGGGGGCACGAAGATGCCGCCGTACTTCTGCGCGGCCGCGAGGCCGAAGAGGTGGTCGTCCTCATTGATGGTTCCGCCCACGGCGCAGAGGCTGTTGTGGCAGTTGGTGAGGGCGTAGGGCACGGGAAATTCCGTAAGGCCGCTGGCGCGGGCCGTCTGGACGATGCCCACGTAGGTGATGTCGTGGGAGGCCAGGGCGTCGAAACGGATGCGCAGCACGCCCGCGTTCTGGTCAACGGTATTATGCGCGGCGAGAATGCGGGCGGCCAGGCTGTTTTTGCGCGCGGCTTCCACATCCACACCCTTTGCGCGGGCCTCTTCGGCACTGCGGATGGTGTTCCCGTCAATGACAACGGCATTGCTTATGAGTTCAATCATGGTGGCAGACCTTCCTGCTGGGTTTTGGGGTCGCTGGCGCGACGCTGGTTAGCGGGACTGCGCCGCGGCCAGTTTGAGGCCGAAGGCTATGAAGACGAAACCTGTAACGCGTTGCAGCCAGAGTTGAAAACGGCTGTTTTCAAAAACGTGGCGCACACGGCCCAGCATGTAGGCCAGGGGGACGTACCAGAAGAGGCACAGGGCCGACATGATGCCGCCAAGCTCCAGAAATTGGGGAGCCAGCGGAGCATGGGGATTGGTAAACTGCGGCAGAAACGTCAAAAAGATGATGACGGCCTTGGGGTTAAGAGCATTGGTCAAAAAACCCTGCCAGAAAAACTTCCACCACTGGCGGGGCGAAAGGCGCGCTTGCGCAGCAGGATACGCGGCGGAACTGCGCACAGTTCCGCGAGCGTCTGGACGAGAACCTGGGCGAGAACCTGGGCGAGAACCTGCGCGAGAATCTGGGCGATCATCTGCGCAAGCATGTGTGCAAGTATTTGTGCGCGCGTCTTTACGGGCACCTGCCCCGGCATCAGCGCGTGTGTCTGCGTCATCACGCGGCGCGGTTTTTACAACGGCGGCGCTGACGGCTCCGTTGTGGCGCAGGGCCTGGACGCCAAGCCAGACAAGATAGGCCGCGCCCACATACTTGAGCACGCTGAACCACAGCATGGACTGTGCAATGACGGCGGATATGCCCAGCATGGCGGCGGTGGTGTGCACGCAGATGCCAAGGGCCACGCCGCAGGCGGCGGCCTGCCCCTGAGGGCGGCCATTGATCAGCGATATCTTGGCGATGAGGGCAAAGTCCGGCCCTGGCAACATCACCAGTATGGCCGCCATGGGTATGAAGAGCAGCAGGGTTTCCAGTGAAATCATGACAACAACCTTGGCGATGAAAAGAAGGACGTACAACCAGCCAGCGCGTCTTTGCACGTTACTCATGCGACCTTGTTCATACGCAAGGTGCTCGTGCGCCAGTCACTCTGGCGTAAAATGCTTGTGCGCACTACGCTCGCGGCTTTGGGGCAACGGCTTTTGGGGCCGCTTTGCGCCGTGGCGGCGGCAGGCCTGCGAGTGGTCTGGAGCAATGGCGCACTGCGACCACTCTGGCGCAGCGGGAGCGGCGCTCGGTCCGCACGCAAGGCGTTTGTCCGCGCTGGCGTGCGCTCTGGCGGCCATAACGGGCGCGCTGTCAGCCGTGAGCGTGCACGCTGTCGGCCGTGAGCATATCTCCTTTCTGCGCTGATCCGCTTTTCCGTTAAAGAGAAGGGAACCCCGGTTTGGCCCTGCTGGGCAGAACCGCAACCGGGGGCCTCCCTTCTCCCGGGTCTGCTACAGATATGCTCCGATGATGTCGCCGAATTCCTTGCAGCCCACCACACGGGATCCGGTGACCTGCGCGGCCAGGTCTTCGGTGACGGACTTGCCCGTGATGGCCCTGCCCACGGCTTCGCGGATGCGGTTTGCCGCGTCGTGCTGGCCCAGATGTTCCAGCATGAGCGCCCCGCACAGAATGACGCTGCCGGGATTGGCCTTGTCCTTGCCTGCGATGGTGGGGGCTGTGCCGTGGGTGGCTTCGTAAAAGGCGAGGGTGTCGGACATGTTCACGCCGGGGGCCAGCCCAAGGCCGCCCACCTGCGCCGCCAGCGCGTCGGAGATATAGTCGCCGTTGAGGTTGGGGGTGGCCAGCACCTGATACTGTTCAGGACGCAGCAGGGCCTCCTGGAACATGGCGTCGGCTATGCGGTCCTTGACCACCAGACGTCCGGGCACGGGCTCTTTTCCGGTGCAGGTGAGGTCGCCGAACTCCTGAGCGGCCACATCGTAGCCCCACTGGCGAAAAGCGCCTTCGGTGAACTTCATGATATTGCCCTTGTGCACAAGGGTGAGGCTTTCCTGTTTCTGGTCCAGGGCGAAACGCAGGGCACGGCGCACAAGACGTTTTGAACCGGCCTCGGTCATGGGCTTGATGCCCACGGCGGCATTGTCGTTCACCTTGGTCACGCCGAGTTCGTCACGCAAAAAGGCGACAAGCTTGCGGGCTTCGGGGGTATTGGCGGCAAATTCCACTCCCGCGTACACGTCTTCGGTATTTTCGCGAAAGATGACCATGTTGACGCGCTCGGGGTGCTTGACCGGGGTTTCCAGGCCCTCGAAGTGCCGCACCGGGCGGATGCAGGCATAGAGGTCAAGGGTCTGGCGCAGGGCCACGTTAAGGCTGCGCATGCCCGTGCCCACGGGGGTGCCCAGAGGGCCCTTCATGGCGAGTTCGGCATGGCGCAGGGCTTCAAGGGTAGCGTCGGGCAGGGGGTGGCCCGTTTCTTTCACGGCCTTGTCGCCGGCCAAGAGTTCCACCCAGTCAAGGGTAAGGTCGGCCCCGGCGGCGCGGATGGCCCCTTCGATAACCGGGCGGGCGGCCTGCCAGATTTCCGGGCCGATGCCGTCGCCTTCAATCCAGTACACTGTCTTGCGCATGTTCCCCTGTCCTTTTGAGTGTCGATGAATATGAAACAGGCCGGGCATCTTGAATCAGAGCAACTTCGAGAATGTTCATTCTCAAAGTTCAAGATACGTTCGCTTCGGTGCTTAACCGCGCAAGTAATAACGCTTGCGCCGTTGCGGCGGGCGTCTGCTCCCGCAGCCGCCAGAGCAGTTTTAAAGTAAAACTGCTCTTAGCCCGGCCCATCTGAATAACGCTAGTCGCCTTCTTCGTGCTCTTCCACTTCGTGCTGGAGCGAGCGCGCACGCTTGAGCAGTTCCTCAAGCTGGATGTCCACGCCGATGACGCCCACGATATTGTCCTTTTCGTCAGTGACGGCGCAGGACACGGTGATGATGAGCTTGCCCGTGAAGTGCGACTGGTACACGTCCATAATGTGCAGGTCGCCGCTCTGCATGGGCACCTTGAACCACTGGCGGTCGGAGAAGTCATAGCCGATGGGCAGGGCTTCGTAGGTTTCCTTGTATACGGGATCGGTGATGGCCGAACACTTGAGGCGACCCTGGGCGTCCGTGAGGTAGCAGTACTGGATAAAGGGATATTCGCGTACGAAATCGTCCAGCCTTCCGCAGGCCTTTTTGCCGAAGTCCAGCAGGTCCTTGTTGCGCCCGAGGCGGACAATGATGTTGGCGGCCAGTTCGCCCGCCAGCTGCTTCATGTGGTCGAATTCCGAGGCAAAGAGTTCGGGCATGAACTTTTGCACAAGCGCTTCCATTTCTTCGTGCGAGAAGTGGGTGGTGCGGCCGGTCTCTTCGTAGACGGCCATGATGGCGTCGTAGATGCTGCCCACGGCGGGGTGCTTTTTGGAGACCTGCCGGTCTTTTTCAAGATGGAGGTTGGTGTTGATCCAGTACGCCACGCCCGCACGGCCCGTCTTGTCGGTGATGATGATGGGCACGGGACGGCCGAGCAAATGGTTGGTGTCGAAGATATTGTAGATTTCTTCGTTCTTGGCCAGGCCGTCGGCGTGCACGCCCGCGCTGGTGGCGTTGAAGTCGCGCCCCACAAAGGGGTAGTTGTGGGGGATGCGGTAGTGCAGCTCTTTTTCAAAAAACTGGGCTACTTCGTCCAGAATGGTGGTGTCTGCGGCGGCGTCGTCGCCCGTGAGGGAGATGTATTCGACCAGCAGGGCTTCCAGCGGGGTGTTGCCGGTGCGTTCGCCAAAGCCGAAAAGCGTGCTGTTGACCGCGCCGCAACCGTGCAGCCACGCGGTGACGCCGTTGACCAGCACCTTGTGAAAGTCGTTGTGGCCGTGCCACTCAAGCCACTGGCCGGGCACTCCGGCCTCATCGGTAAAGGTACGCACGATGCGCTGCACCGAGCGGGGCAGCGCCGCGCCGGGGTAGGGCACGCCATAGCCCATGGTGTCGCACAGGCGGATTTTGACCGGCATGCCGCTCTGACGTGAAAGTTCCATAAGCCGCTGGGCGAGGGGCAGGCAGAAGCCGTACATGTCGGCCCTGGTGATGTCCTCAAAGTGGCAGCGGGGTATGATGCCCCACTCCAGCGCCTGTTCGGCCATGCCCACATACATGTCCATGGCCTGCTGGCGGGTTTTGCCCAGCTTGAGAAAAATATGGTAGTCCGACACGCTGGTGAGCATGCCGGTTTCGTCAAATTCCATATCGCGGGCCAGCTTGAGGTCATCCTTGATGGCGCGTATCCAGGCCGTCACCCGGGGAAAGCGGTAGCCCCTGGCGCGGCACACGTCGATGCACTTGCGGTCCTTGGCGGAATAAAGAAAAAATTCCGAGGCGGTGATGAGGCCGGTTTTGCCGCCAAGACGATGCAGAAAGTCAAACATCTTGGCCACCTGCTTGACCGTGTAGGGCGGGCGGGCCTGCTGGCCGTCACGAAAGGTGGTGTCGGTGATGCGCATCTGTTCCGCAGGGCGCGGAGCGAGCAGCACTTCATCAAAGGACGTGCGGCAAATGCTGGTATAGGGAAAAAGTTCGCGGTAGAGCTGGGGTTTTTCAGGCTCCTGCATGACCAGGGTCCGGCTGCCTCCGCTTTGATGAATGATATTGCTCATATGCTCCCGCCGGCTCGCGCTGTGCGCGCGGAAAAAAGTTGTCCGTGAAGCACTTTTATAGCGGCTTCGCGATTCCCCGTCCAGTGTGCGCGGGGCGGGCCATTTCGCGGGCAGTGCGCGCGCCGTGGCCGTCCCTCGGCGGCAAGGCCCGCATGCGCCCGGTTATGGCGGAAATAGCGGAACGGGAGCCGCAGGCGTTTCGGGGAAAATCCGCTTCAAAATGGGTGACGTATGACCCGTGCGTTACGCGGGCACTTGCCAGAAAAGCAAAAATAAAGGATTGTCCCTGTCGAAGGCGTGCGGCGGCAAGGCTTGTCTGGCGCGCCTTCTGAAGGAGCAGGCATGTCGGATTGTGTGCGCTACCCAGCGCCGGGCTGCGTGGTGGAATATATGGAGGGCAATGCTGTTCAGATTGCCCTGATTACTGAAGAGGCCGGGGGGCGTTTACGCCTTCTTTTGCCCAACCGCCGTGAAACGCGGCTCAATGCCTCGCGTCTGCTGCCCTGGCTCGGCCCCTTGCATGGGGCGGATCTTGGCCGCGACGAGGCTGTGCGCCTGCTTGAACAGCATAAAAAATGCCGTGAGGAACTGGCCAGCGACGTGCCCGTCATGGACGTGTGGGAGCTGGCGCAGGGCGAGGTAAGCGTGGCTCCTGCCACGTGGTTTGCCGAGCTTTTTTCCTCCGACCCCTCGGCGGACCAGGTGTCCGCCTATGGCCGCGCCCTGCTGGCGTGTAAAAGCCACTTTCGCTTTCAGCCGCCGGATTTTCAGGTCTTTCCCGCTGACATGGTTGAAAAACGCCTGGTGGAAGAAAAAAACCGCCTTGAACGTGAAGCCCTCATAGCGGGCGGCGCGGCCTTTTTGCGCATGCTCTGGGATGTGGCCTGCCGTAAGCGTGAACTGCCGCCGCCACCGGCGGAAGGCGCGGGCAGCGGCGAGTGGCCGTCCGCAGACGTTGCGGAAAGCCTTGAAGAAGTGCTGCGATCCCGCATGGTTGATCCTGAAGGGCAAGAATTCGACGCCCTGTGGCGCACCCTTGGCAAGGGCTTGCCTGATGTGCCCCATTTGCCCCTGCAACTGCTGGTGGCCTGGGGCAAGGTGCCGCCGCACTACAATTTCTGGCTTGACCGTGCGGGCTTTGCCTCTGGCGACGACTGGTGGACGGCGCACCGCGAGGAAGTGGACGCGCTGGTGCGCGCCGCCGACAGCGGCCAAATGCCCGATGCGGCGCTTTTCGCGCCTGCCGCGGCAACGCCGTGCATGTGCGACCCTGCCGCCGCGTCCATCCCTGCTGTGCCCCCGGCGACTACCCTGCTTTTTGAACCCGGTCCGCTGCCCGAAAGTCCGCTGCCCTTTGTCAGCATAGACAGCGCCAGCACCCGCGACGTTGACGACGCCTTTCATGTGCAGCCCACGGACGACGGCTATCTGTTGACGCTGGCTCTGGCCTGTCCAGCCCTGTACTGGCATTTTGGCGGCGCTCTGGACAAGGCTGTGCTGCACCGGGGCACCAGCATCTACCTGCCCGAAGGCGACTGCCACATGCTGCCGGAAGTTCTGGGCACGGCGGCGTATTCGCTGCTGGCGGGCACGCCGCGCCCTGCGCTGTGCGTGGAGGTTCCGGTGGACGCCCAGGGCCGTTACGGTTCCTGCCGTACCTATCTGGCCCGCGTCCGCCTTGCCGCCAACCTGACCTACCGTGACAGCCAGGCCGTGCTGGATGCCCAGTCCGAGGGCGTTGCCCTGCCCGACAATCCCGCCGCCGCGCATGCCGGGCAACTGTCCGCCGGGCTTGAACTGGCCCGCAAACGGCAGGATGCCCGCATTGAAGACGGGGCCGTGGTGATGGACAGGCCCGATCCCGTCATATCCCTTGAAGGCGAAGGTGCCGACGTGCGCGTGCATGTGGGGCCTGACTACTGCGCGCCCCAGGCGCAGATGCTGGTGGCGGAAATGATGATTCTTGCCAGCGCCGCTGTGGCCCACTGGGCTAGGGAGCGCGACATGGCCATGCTGCACCGCGTGCAGGACGTGGTTTTGCCCCGTGAATACGCTGGCGTCTGGAGTACCC
This DNA window, taken from Desulfovibrio sp. 86, encodes the following:
- a CDS encoding hydratase translates to MIELISNAVVIDGNTIRSAEEARAKGVDVEAARKNSLAARILAAHNTVDQNAGVLRIRFDALASHDITYVGIVQTARASGLTEFPVPYALTNCHNSLCAVGGTINEDDHLFGLAAAQKYGGIFVPPHLAVIHQYVREMMTKCGGMILGSDSHTRYGALGVMAIGEGGPELVKQLLGKTYDVANPQKIAVWLEGAPRPGVGPQDVALALIAAVFKNGFVKNKVLEFMGPGVEGLSVEYRCGIDVMTTETTCLSSIWTTDAKVLQYLEKHGRAQDYAELRLEGPACYDGLIRIDLGKIVPMIALPFHPSNAYPVAEVVRHAPELLAQVEDEARKQFGDAARGLNLCGKIRDGGVWVDQGIIAGCAGGSFENITLAAAILDGKSTGNLAFSLSVYPASEPQGLALVNNGSTAKLMAAGAVLKNAFCGPCFGAGDTPAHGALSIRHTTRNFPNREGSKPSNGQLSAVALMDARSIAATAANGGRLTPATDLDWAAPGLADVNLDYRFEPLIYHRRVYNGFGHPKPEVPLIFGPNIADWPAMSALTDHLLLQVASVITDPVTTTDELIPSGETSSLRSNPLKLAEYTLSRKDPDYVGRAKAVDAMEKARLANPADPELVARARALFALCGLDIMQGAADLKNVGIGSTIFAVKPGDGSAREQAASCQKVLGGWANLAVEYATKRYRSNLINWGMLPFITDADLAATLKVGDWLAVPNVRRAVQNADPTILAYVVRENGSAEQIALTLKDLTDDERQIILDGCLINFYNSTRKQ
- a CDS encoding LysE family translocator; this encodes MSNVQRRAGWLYVLLFIAKVVVMISLETLLLFIPMAAILVMLPGPDFALIAKISLINGRPQGQAAACGVALGICVHTTAAMLGISAVIAQSMLWFSVLKYVGAAYLVWLGVQALRHNGAVSAAVVKTAPRDDADTRADAGAGARKDARTNTCTHACADDRPDSRAGSRPGSRPGSRPDARGTVRSSAAYPAAQARLSPRQWWKFFWQGFLTNALNPKAVIIFLTFLPQFTNPHAPLAPQFLELGGIMSALCLFWYVPLAYMLGRVRHVFENSRFQLWLQRVTGFVFIAFGLKLAAAQSR
- the icd gene encoding NADP-dependent isocitrate dehydrogenase, giving the protein MRKTVYWIEGDGIGPEIWQAARPVIEGAIRAAGADLTLDWVELLAGDKAVKETGHPLPDATLEALRHAELAMKGPLGTPVGTGMRSLNVALRQTLDLYACIRPVRHFEGLETPVKHPERVNMVIFRENTEDVYAGVEFAANTPEARKLVAFLRDELGVTKVNDNAAVGIKPMTEAGSKRLVRRALRFALDQKQESLTLVHKGNIMKFTEGAFRQWGYDVAAQEFGDLTCTGKEPVPGRLVVKDRIADAMFQEALLRPEQYQVLATPNLNGDYISDALAAQVGGLGLAPGVNMSDTLAFYEATHGTAPTIAGKDKANPGSVILCGALMLEHLGQHDAANRIREAVGRAITGKSVTEDLAAQVTGSRVVGCKEFGDIIGAYL
- a CDS encoding cache domain-containing protein, whose translation is MSNIIHQSGGSRTLVMQEPEKPQLYRELFPYTSICRTSFDEVLLAPRPAEQMRITDTTFRDGQQARPPYTVKQVAKMFDFLHRLGGKTGLITASEFFLYSAKDRKCIDVCRARGYRFPRVTAWIRAIKDDLKLARDMEFDETGMLTSVSDYHIFLKLGKTRQQAMDMYVGMAEQALEWGIIPRCHFEDITRADMYGFCLPLAQRLMELSRQSGMPVKIRLCDTMGYGVPYPGAALPRSVQRIVRTFTDEAGVPGQWLEWHGHNDFHKVLVNGVTAWLHGCGAVNSTLFGFGERTGNTPLEALLVEYISLTGDDAAADTTILDEVAQFFEKELHYRIPHNYPFVGRDFNATSAGVHADGLAKNEEIYNIFDTNHLLGRPVPIIITDKTGRAGVAYWINTNLHLEKDRQVSKKHPAVGSIYDAIMAVYEETGRTTHFSHEEMEALVQKFMPELFASEFDHMKQLAGELAANIIVRLGRNKDLLDFGKKACGRLDDFVREYPFIQYCYLTDAQGRLKCSAITDPVYKETYEALPIGYDFSDRQWFKVPMQSGDLHIMDVYQSHFTGKLIITVSCAVTDEKDNIVGVIGVDIQLEELLKRARSLQHEVEEHEEGD
- a CDS encoding ribonuclease catalytic domain-containing protein, whose product is MSDCVRYPAPGCVVEYMEGNAVQIALITEEAGGRLRLLLPNRRETRLNASRLLPWLGPLHGADLGRDEAVRLLEQHKKCREELASDVPVMDVWELAQGEVSVAPATWFAELFSSDPSADQVSAYGRALLACKSHFRFQPPDFQVFPADMVEKRLVEEKNRLEREALIAGGAAFLRMLWDVACRKRELPPPPAEGAGSGEWPSADVAESLEEVLRSRMVDPEGQEFDALWRTLGKGLPDVPHLPLQLLVAWGKVPPHYNFWLDRAGFASGDDWWTAHREEVDALVRAADSGQMPDAALFAPAAATPCMCDPAAASIPAVPPATTLLFEPGPLPESPLPFVSIDSASTRDVDDAFHVQPTDDGYLLTLALACPALYWHFGGALDKAVLHRGTSIYLPEGDCHMLPEVLGTAAYSLLAGTPRPALCVEVPVDAQGRYGSCRTYLARVRLAANLTYRDSQAVLDAQSEGVALPDNPAAAHAGQLSAGLELARKRQDARIEDGAVVMDRPDPVISLEGEGADVRVHVGPDYCAPQAQMLVAEMMILASAAVAHWARERDMAMLHRVQDVVLPREYAGVWSTPQDMTRIMRALTPSGLEVQARPHAALGLDRYTPVTSPLRRYPDLVNEAQVVHFLCTGQPRWSEDALVSLLHALSPALDGAGQVQRFRPRYWKLLFFRQQGDKVWWPGVITEENDAFVSVSLPDQGMFVRGRRKLFDDRAHPGLQVDVRIGKVHPLYNEIMILEAATAG